The Terriglobales bacterium genome includes a region encoding these proteins:
- a CDS encoding PKD domain-containing protein, which yields MTKCWVRGISALVLIICISVLVGCGSSSSQQQGGGGGNGGSQDNHQDPAASVTLSPNSGAAGATVTVTITGNLTNFIQGQTTASFGPGTTVASGADAAFTNVTVNSPSSATAQVAISANAAPGPRFIVVATGGHNSAATFFVTNPGLPAANAGPNQQVAVGATVHLDGSGSTNPTGGPLVYAWTFLSTPSGSGAAFSSANAVNPSFTADKTGDYLIKLTVTDSASSKSTSAAVLVSTTLAPPLANAGPDQVVVTKSTVQLDGSGSTDVSGNTLTYNWVLASKPSGSTAAPSNASSVTPTFVPDVDGDYAWQLTVNDGKGNNSTAAVTISAATSPNVGSVPPLANAGLNQHVASGSTVQLDASGSHFVAVSGENGSATASVSTSSASGSSGDPLKYAWSFTSLPSGSQAALSNPNAGNPTFQADQGDATYALQLTVTDDNSKSSTSTVLISTDSL from the coding sequence ATGACGAAATGTTGGGTTCGGGGAATTTCGGCTCTTGTCTTAATTATTTGTATTTCGGTACTCGTAGGTTGCGGCTCCTCCAGTTCTCAACAGCAGGGCGGGGGCGGTGGTAATGGTGGAAGTCAAGATAATCACCAGGATCCCGCAGCCAGCGTCACGTTGAGTCCCAATTCCGGCGCGGCCGGCGCCACCGTCACCGTTACAATCACCGGCAATCTTACGAACTTCATACAGGGCCAAACCACGGCGAGCTTTGGGCCAGGGACTACGGTAGCCAGCGGCGCAGACGCAGCCTTCACCAACGTCACTGTGAATAGTCCGAGCAGTGCCACTGCGCAGGTGGCGATCAGCGCCAACGCAGCACCGGGACCACGCTTCATCGTTGTCGCAACCGGCGGACACAACTCGGCAGCAACCTTCTTCGTTACAAATCCCGGACTGCCTGCGGCGAATGCCGGACCGAATCAGCAGGTGGCGGTGGGAGCCACCGTGCATCTGGATGGCAGCGGCTCGACCAATCCCACCGGCGGCCCGCTCGTATACGCCTGGACTTTTCTCTCCACGCCTTCGGGTAGCGGGGCTGCATTCTCCAGCGCCAATGCCGTGAATCCCAGTTTCACTGCCGACAAAACGGGCGACTACCTTATTAAGTTGACCGTCACCGATAGCGCATCGAGCAAGAGCACCTCTGCCGCGGTCCTCGTCAGCACGACACTAGCGCCGCCGCTCGCGAATGCAGGACCCGATCAGGTGGTTGTAACCAAGAGCACCGTGCAACTGGATGGCAGTGGTTCGACTGACGTTTCTGGCAATACGCTCACGTACAACTGGGTACTGGCCTCCAAACCATCAGGCAGCACAGCAGCACCTAGCAATGCTTCCAGTGTGACGCCAACATTTGTTCCCGACGTGGACGGCGATTATGCGTGGCAGCTGACCGTTAACGACGGAAAAGGAAACAACTCGACGGCTGCTGTCACGATCAGCGCTGCAACATCACCGAATGTCGGCTCAGTTCCGCCCCTGGCCAATGCAGGCCTGAACCAGCACGTGGCATCGGGCAGCACGGTCCAACTCGACGCCAGTGGCTCTCACTTTGTTGCCGTGAGCGGCGAGAATGGCTCGGCAACTGCCAGCGTCAGCACCAGCTCAGCCAGCGGCTCTTCTGGTGACCCGCTCAAGTATGCCTGGAGTTTCACTTCCCTGCCCAGCGGAAGCCAGGCGGCGCTCTCCAATCCGAATGCGGGGAATCCAACATTCCAGGCGGATCAGGGTGACGCCACGTATGCGTTACAACTGACCGTCACTGATGACAACAGCAAGAGCTCGACGAGCACGGTACTGATCAGCACTGACAGTCT
- a CDS encoding helix-turn-helix transcriptional regulator, with product MSSSAVGLILLDSALNPITSNQEALRILAFPTNPESIDRIDLFLRDKVQANLIQARKAPTDPTFVAQFGSGNRRYFCTAFSVEAHLSGPSNPAVVLLLERNAQPFLDMSRLAARFHLTPRERETVEYLLQGLPTKTIARRMKVSPSTVNAFLRMVMVKVGATSRSGVIGKFVHPNPKIPNN from the coding sequence ATGTCGAGTTCAGCTGTGGGCTTGATACTGCTGGACTCCGCCTTGAACCCGATCACCTCGAACCAGGAGGCTCTGCGCATCCTTGCATTTCCCACCAACCCTGAAAGCATTGACCGGATCGACCTGTTTCTGCGCGACAAGGTGCAGGCCAACTTGATACAAGCGCGCAAGGCACCCACTGACCCAACCTTTGTAGCGCAGTTTGGATCTGGAAACCGTCGTTACTTTTGCACCGCATTCTCGGTTGAGGCTCATCTTAGCGGACCGTCTAACCCCGCTGTGGTCCTGCTGCTGGAGCGAAACGCGCAGCCCTTTCTGGACATGTCGCGATTGGCGGCACGCTTTCATCTCACACCCCGGGAACGTGAGACGGTGGAATACTTGCTACAGGGCTTGCCCACAAAGACCATCGCCCGGCGTATGAAAGTCAGCCCCAGCACGGTAAATGCGTTCCTGCGAATGGTCATGGTGAAAGTGGGCGCCACCAGCCGCTCCGGCGTGATCGGGAAGTTCGTGCATCCGAATCCGAAAATACCTAACAATTAA
- a CDS encoding PilZ domain-containing protein, giving the protein MPRTDLERRQFTRYPHVLDVQAREVSPLLNAKMVHTVQGRIQNVSRGGLCILSSEPIGSPLVLCEIVLPEMPVSIPALLNVRWSEKREVAQDSYLSGLQFVF; this is encoded by the coding sequence ATGCCCCGCACCGATTTGGAGAGACGGCAGTTCACCCGATACCCCCACGTGCTGGACGTACAGGCGCGGGAAGTGTCTCCCTTGCTGAATGCCAAAATGGTACACACGGTTCAGGGCAGAATTCAGAACGTCAGCCGCGGTGGACTCTGCATTCTGAGCAGTGAACCCATAGGGAGCCCCCTGGTGCTGTGCGAGATCGTGCTGCCGGAAATGCCGGTGTCTATTCCCGCCTTATTGAATGTCCGTTGGTCGGAGAAACGGGAGGTTGCGCAAGATAGCTACCTTTCGGGCCTGCAGTTTGTCTTCTGA
- a CDS encoding thioredoxin domain-containing protein, which produces MQFMRSLLHGVLVSTCLLPLSGLATAQDASEVVSEVNGVKITRGELEQKEANRLLQVRYQTYLAESQALEDLIDQHLLEMQAAKEKITVDQLLDREVNSKVKNPTEDQLQVYYEGLGTKEPYESMKDKILDHIRQMRLAKAKTAYLQTLRTQASIVTTLAPPKADFALGDAPRQGPESAPVTLVEFADFECPYCAKVYPQLKKLREEFGDKVSIAFKNYPLPMHAHAEKAAEAARCAGDQGKYWEYHDLLFTEKQLELPQLKKYATELGLDAKSFDKCLDSGQHAAEIQKEVAEGRQLGINATPSFFINGHFFTGAADYNTLRSMVAQQLANAKPAPRQVSENK; this is translated from the coding sequence ATGCAGTTCATGCGGAGCTTGCTTCATGGAGTTCTGGTTTCAACCTGTCTGCTGCCGCTTAGTGGCCTTGCCACTGCCCAGGATGCATCCGAGGTTGTTTCAGAGGTGAATGGCGTAAAAATCACCCGGGGTGAACTGGAACAGAAGGAAGCCAATAGGCTGCTGCAGGTTCGATATCAAACCTATCTAGCGGAATCGCAGGCGCTGGAAGACCTAATTGACCAGCACTTGCTCGAGATGCAGGCCGCTAAAGAGAAGATCACGGTCGATCAACTGCTCGATCGCGAAGTCAACAGTAAGGTCAAGAACCCAACCGAAGACCAGTTGCAGGTGTACTACGAGGGTCTGGGGACCAAAGAACCTTACGAGTCAATGAAAGACAAGATTCTCGACCACATTCGTCAAATGCGTCTGGCCAAAGCCAAAACGGCCTACTTGCAGACCCTGCGTACCCAGGCCAGCATTGTTACGACCCTTGCTCCGCCGAAGGCCGACTTTGCTCTGGGCGATGCTCCACGCCAGGGGCCGGAGAGTGCTCCCGTCACCCTGGTGGAGTTTGCTGACTTCGAATGTCCCTACTGCGCCAAGGTCTATCCCCAGCTAAAGAAGCTGCGCGAGGAATTTGGGGACAAAGTGAGTATCGCTTTCAAGAATTATCCCTTGCCGATGCATGCGCACGCTGAAAAGGCAGCAGAAGCCGCTCGCTGCGCTGGCGATCAGGGCAAGTACTGGGAGTATCACGACCTGCTGTTTACGGAAAAACAACTGGAATTGCCCCAGCTAAAGAAATACGCAACCGAACTGGGACTCGACGCAAAGAGCTTTGACAAGTGTCTGGACTCGGGACAGCACGCCGCCGAAATACAAAAAGAAGTAGCCGAAGGGCGGCAGCTCGGCATTAATGCCACCCCGAGCTTCTTTATTAACGGCCACTTTTTTACCGGCGCCGCTGACTACAACACCCTGCGCAGCATGGTGGCTCAGCAGCTTGCCAATGCCAAACCGGCTCCACGGCAGGTCTCGGAGAATAAGTAA
- a CDS encoding tetratricopeptide repeat protein: protein MRRCLVVGAMLAVLGSSIVMLGQDLATLQKQALAGDVAAQNKLGEMYSIGTGVTRSYTEAAKWFRMAADKGDAGAQFKLGIMYEGGFGVTKSGKEAMSWYEKAAAQKNTEAMWRLATAYQNGRGVEKNPKEAVKYYRKAAEQGYAKAQVRLGDIYRDGLDPIQHDYTEALKWYRMAADKGDAAGQYGVGFMYQEGMGVPASTDEAAKWYELAAKQGNVDAVTALHNLRR, encoded by the coding sequence ATGCGTCGGTGTTTAGTCGTAGGTGCGATGTTGGCTGTACTTGGAAGTTCGATCGTAATGCTGGGTCAGGATCTGGCGACTCTGCAGAAACAGGCGCTGGCTGGAGATGTGGCCGCGCAGAACAAACTGGGTGAGATGTACAGCATTGGGACGGGGGTGACTCGCAGTTACACCGAAGCTGCCAAGTGGTTTCGCATGGCGGCAGACAAAGGCGACGCCGGAGCTCAATTCAAGCTGGGAATCATGTACGAAGGAGGCTTCGGGGTTACCAAGAGCGGTAAGGAAGCGATGAGCTGGTATGAGAAGGCAGCCGCCCAGAAGAACACAGAAGCAATGTGGAGACTGGCGACTGCCTACCAGAACGGCCGCGGGGTAGAGAAGAACCCTAAGGAAGCCGTGAAGTACTACCGAAAGGCTGCCGAGCAGGGTTACGCCAAGGCCCAGGTGCGGCTGGGAGATATTTATCGCGACGGACTGGATCCCATCCAGCACGATTACACCGAGGCCCTCAAGTGGTACAGGATGGCCGCAGATAAAGGAGATGCTGCTGGCCAATATGGGGTGGGCTTTATGTACCAGGAAGGAATGGGAGTTCCCGCAAGCACGGATGAAGCTGCCAAATGGTACGAATTGGCGGCCAAGCAAGGAAACGTGGACGCAGTAACGGCGCTCCACAATCTGAGACGTTAA